Part of the Tolypothrix sp. PCC 7910 genome, AAGGTGTCCGCATAATCGTGACACTAGAATGTACCGAATGTCGCACTAACGCTAACAAGCGTACTCCCGGTGTTTCCCGGTATACCACTACGAAAAATCGGCGTAACACCACCAACCGATTAGAACTGAAAAAGTTCTGTTCTCATTGCAACACACACACAGTCCACAAGGAAATTAAGTAAAAATGAGTTACTACCGTCGTCGTCTGTCTCCGATTAAGCCGGGAGAACCAATCGATTATAAAGATGTTGATTTGTTGCGGAAATTTATCACCGAGCGCGGTAAAATCCTGCCACGGCGGATTACTGGGCTAACATCTCAGCAACAGCGAGACTTGACATTGGCGATTAAACGTGCCCGGATTGTGGCATTGTTGCCGTTTATCAATGCGGAAGGCTAATTCCCGTTGAAAACAAGAATTTTAGATTCTGGGCGATCTCAAGCAGCTGCGTTGATAATAGATGTAGCTGCAAATTTTTATAGTCCAAAATCTAAAATTTTCAGTAAGTCAGTGTAGAATCGTGTTCTACAATCTAAAAAATCAGCAGATTTTGGATTTAGTAGTTATTATTTAATCCAAAATCTAAAATTTATTCGTACACCAAATTAATTGCGAGAGTTGTGGAGAAGGGGACGCTAGTTGAATTTAGGGTTCAAGGCGATCGCCGTCTGGGAGTCGTAGATCGCCCAGATGGCAAGACCCGCTGGTTTGTGGTAGATGAACGCGGTCAATCCCACAGCCTCGCGCCTAGACAAATTACTTATACTGTTACCGGACAAACCTTCAAGCCGTCTGAGATTAGCAGCTTTTTAGAGCAGGTAAAGCCATATCTCGACCCATCTAGCTTGGAAGTTGCCTGGGAATTATTGGTTGAGGATGGAGAAACAGTTACTCCAGTGGAAATGGCGAATTTGCTGTTTTCTCAAACAGATCCACCGCTGTGTTATGCCGCCCATTGCTTGTTATCAGACGATAAACTTTATTTCAAGCA contains:
- the rpmG gene encoding 50S ribosomal protein L33, producing MAKSKGVRIIVTLECTECRTNANKRTPGVSRYTTTKNRRNTTNRLELKKFCSHCNTHTVHKEIK
- the rpsR gene encoding 30S ribosomal protein S18, translating into MSYYRRRLSPIKPGEPIDYKDVDLLRKFITERGKILPRRITGLTSQQQRDLTLAIKRARIVALLPFINAEG